In Platichthys flesus chromosome 21, fPlaFle2.1, whole genome shotgun sequence, the following are encoded in one genomic region:
- the LOC133932439 gene encoding uncharacterized protein LOC133932439 isoform X1, translated as MQSIYMHSHDHFEVFTTVLAPQGRCRYRTDAEKMVVVHSYRPHWPEELELCPGDVVLVLSKHEEGIWFGRRQDGQQGHFPASCVMELSQQNLPPRGRQRSLSLRTSAGDNDSGRGHRRYGHGHILQALSRGSRGGGGAAAAGGGMVLDKGQGESGDPFPVRRPLQIPPPQPVASQQPQSHRSPGLLKRILSKCRKKSECQGATNGAFEGD; from the exons ATGCAGTCCATCTACATGCACAGCCATGATCACTTTGAGGTGTTCACCACCGTCCTTGCTCCACAAG GGAGGTGTCGCTACAGGACAGATGCGGAGAAG ATGGTGGTGGTGCACAGCTACAGGCCCCACTggccagaggagctggagctgtgccCAGGTGACGTAGTCCTGGTGCTGTCCAAGCATGAGGAGGGGATTTGGTTTGGGCGGAGGCAGGATGGCCAGCAGGGCCACTTCCCCGCCTCCTGTGTGATGGAGCTAAGCCAg CAGAATCTTCCTCCCAGAGGCCGGCAGAGGAGCTTGTCTCTGAGAACCTCAGCGGGGGACAACGACTCGGGTCGAGGACACAGAAGATATGGACA TGGACACATCCTGCAGGCGCTCAGTcgggggagcagaggaggtggtggagcagcagcagcaggaggagggatggtGCTGGACAAGGGCCAGGGCGAGAGCGGGGACCCCTTCCCGGTACGCAGGCCCCTGCAGATCCCGCCGCCTCAGCCTGTGGCCTCCCAGCAGCCTCAGTCACACAGATCCCCGGGCCTGCTAAAAAGGATTCTGTCCAAGTGCCGGAAAAAGAGTGAATGCCAGGGAGCCACCAATGGGGCCTTCGAGGGCGACTAG
- the rrs1 gene encoding ribosome biogenesis regulatory protein homolog gives MSPSYGHRGKCRSWMNSEPEEPRGVFPGSTRVSRSDPQHPTNMATCSAEELLAQAERDEAEKLRSITVHKDQDLEFDVGNLLACDKNRVESRDFRSQKKEDFLKSLARDNTQLLINELWKLPTERVEEAIVAKLPVPATPLPREKPPPKARPPTKWEQFAKLKGIQKKKKTNLVWDENAKDWRRRWGHKRANDDTKDWLIEVPVTADPNEDQFAKRVKAKKERVAKNELNRLRNIARSQKLKVPGVGLTPRASQNKDELSRAVSVARTSTASVGQFQDRLPKEKAPKNTGKRRKFEALIGDFSGERKKQLEFLRVLGTKSPQLNITKAVNKQMREEDREEAAKSRKMAGKKGRKGGQSGKGGKGKGGMGGKGMGGMGGKGKGGMGGKGKGGMGGKGGKGGKGGGGGGGKRRSKPGMH, from the coding sequence ATGTCGCCCTCTTATGGCCACCGGGGGAAGTGCCGCTCCTGGATGAACTCTGAACCGGAAGAGCCTCGTGGTGTTTTTCCTGGTTCCACACGTGTGTCGCGATCTGATCCACAGCATCCGACCAACATGGCTACGTGCAGTGCGGAGGAGCTGCTGGCCCAAGCGGAGAGGGACGAGGCGGAGAAGCTGCGCAGCATCACGGTCCACAAGGATCAGGACCTGGAGTTCGACGTCGGGAACCTGTTGGCCTGCGACAAGAACCGCGTCGAGTCCCGGGACTTCAGGTCCCAGAAGAAAGAGGACTTCCTGAAGTCGTTGGCCCGCGACAACACGCAGCTTCTCATCAACGAGCTATGGAAGCTGCCCACGGAGCGGGTGGAGGAGGCGATCGTGGCCAAGTTGCCGGTGCCGGCGACCCCGCTGCCCCGAGAGAAGCCGCCCCCGAAGGCCCGACCCCCGACCAAGTGGGAGCAGTTCGCCAAGCTGAAGGGgatccagaagaagaagaagaccaaCCTGGTGTGGGACGAGAACGCGAAGGACTGGAGGAGGCGCTGGGGCCACAAGCGGGCCAACGATGACACCAAGGACTGGCTGATCGAGGTGCCGGTGACCGCAGACCCCAACGAGGACCAGTTCGCCAAGCGCGTCAAAGCCAAGAAGGAGCGGGTGGCCAAGAACGAGCTCAACCGGCTGAGGAACATCGCCCGGTCGCAGAAACTCAAAGTGCCCGGCGTGGGTCTGACCCCCAGAGCCTCGCAGAACAAGGACGAGCTGTCCCGAGCCGTGAGCGTGGCCAGGACCTCCACTGCCTCCGTGGGCCAGTTCCAGGACCGGCTGCCCAAAGAGAAGGCGCCGAAGAACACCGGCAAGAGGAGGAAGTTCGAGGCCCTCATCGGCGACTTCTCCGGCGAGAGGAAGAAGCAACTTGAGTTCCTGCGGGTCCTGGGCACCAAGTCGCCGCAGCTGAACATCACCAAGGCCGTGAACAAgcagatgagggaggaggacagagaggaggccgCCAAGAGCAGGAAGATGGCAGGGAAGAAGGGACGCAAGGGGGGGCAGTCAGGGAAGGGTGGGAAAGGCAagggaggaatgggaggaaaAGGCATGGGAGGTATGGGTGGGAAAGGCAagggaggaatgggaggaaaAGGCAAGGGAGGAATGGGGGGTAAGGGAGGTAAAGGTGGtaaaggtggtggtggtggaggagggaagaggagatcCAAACCTGGGATGCATTGA
- the LOC133932439 gene encoding uncharacterized protein LOC133932439 isoform X2, with amino-acid sequence MQSIYMHSHDHFEVFTTVLAPQGRCRYRTDAEKMVVVHSYRPHWPEELELCPGDVVLVLSKHEEGIWFGRRQDGQQGHFPASCVMELSQNLPPRGRQRSLSLRTSAGDNDSGRGHRRYGHGHILQALSRGSRGGGGAAAAGGGMVLDKGQGESGDPFPVRRPLQIPPPQPVASQQPQSHRSPGLLKRILSKCRKKSECQGATNGAFEGD; translated from the exons ATGCAGTCCATCTACATGCACAGCCATGATCACTTTGAGGTGTTCACCACCGTCCTTGCTCCACAAG GGAGGTGTCGCTACAGGACAGATGCGGAGAAG ATGGTGGTGGTGCACAGCTACAGGCCCCACTggccagaggagctggagctgtgccCAGGTGACGTAGTCCTGGTGCTGTCCAAGCATGAGGAGGGGATTTGGTTTGGGCGGAGGCAGGATGGCCAGCAGGGCCACTTCCCCGCCTCCTGTGTGATGGAGCTAAGCCAg AATCTTCCTCCCAGAGGCCGGCAGAGGAGCTTGTCTCTGAGAACCTCAGCGGGGGACAACGACTCGGGTCGAGGACACAGAAGATATGGACA TGGACACATCCTGCAGGCGCTCAGTcgggggagcagaggaggtggtggagcagcagcagcaggaggagggatggtGCTGGACAAGGGCCAGGGCGAGAGCGGGGACCCCTTCCCGGTACGCAGGCCCCTGCAGATCCCGCCGCCTCAGCCTGTGGCCTCCCAGCAGCCTCAGTCACACAGATCCCCGGGCCTGCTAAAAAGGATTCTGTCCAAGTGCCGGAAAAAGAGTGAATGCCAGGGAGCCACCAATGGGGCCTTCGAGGGCGACTAG